One segment of Labrus mixtus chromosome 10, fLabMix1.1, whole genome shotgun sequence DNA contains the following:
- the spata4 gene encoding spermatogenesis-associated protein 4 → MSYPQSPKQKGVQREVLKWLQSLELSFYPNNVRRDFSNGYLVAEIFSCYYPRDFPVHSYDKGTSLCVKRRNWSQIERSLQRQSLHLMKEVIDGTIHCKPGAAELLVQHIYTILTQRSIRNVQSPETSDFTDREYQGLLPTLARSTASQAIKNNLRTTEIMAEPDITTNQRKAESILHMHLQHKSEERALNPGRFQVKPNLGHLAARTSVPAGRGDVRSDSRSSRDVTSKSCSSSTWTGAVVSFKEIKVCQPVTRSLVHY, encoded by the exons ATGTCGTATCCACAGAGTCCCAAACAGAAAGGAGTCCAAAGAGAAGTTCTGAAGTGGCTGCAAAGCCTCGAGCTGTCGTTTTATCCAAACAACGTGCGCAG GGATTTTTCCAACGGTTACCTTGTGGCCGAGATATTCTCCTGTTATTACCCCCGAGACTTTCCGGTGCATTCATACGATAAAGGAACGTCTCTTTGTGTCAAACGGAGGAACTGGAGCCAGATAGAGAGG TCTTTACAGAGGCAGAGTCTGCACCTGATGAAAGAGGTCATTGATGGAACCATCCACTGTAAACCAGGAGCCGCTGAGCTGCTGGTGCAACACATTTATACTATTTTAACCCAGAGGAG CATTAGAAATGTCCAGAGCCCAGAGACTTCAGACTTCACTGACAGAGAGTACCAGGGTCTCCTGCCCACACTGGCCCGCTCCACAGCCTCGCAGGCCATCAAGAACAACCTGAGGACGACGGAGATCATGGCTGAGCCCGACATCACCACGAACCAGAGGAAGGCCGAGAGCATCCTCCACATGCATCTGCAGCACAAATCTGAGGAGAGGGCTCTCAACCCGG GCCGGTTTCAAGTCAAACCAAATCTGGGTCACCTGGCAGCGAGGACTTCAGTCCCAGCCGGCCGCGGTGATGTGCGCTCTGACAGCCGTTCATCCAGAGACGTTACATCAA AGTCGTGTTCCTCGTCAACTTGGACCGGAGCGGTCGTTTCCTTTAAGGAGATAAAAGTGTGCCAGCCTGTCACACGCTCCCTTGTTCACTACTAA
- the asb5a gene encoding ankyrin repeat and SOCS box protein 5 isoform X2, which translates to MITMEDGDNEDENVWNASAVILDIDSGSWADRSPLHDAASQGRLLAVRTLILQGHSVNVLTIDHVTPLHEACVGDHGACARALIDAGANVNASTIDGVTPLFNACAVGSVACTEILLENGAKPQSLVYRPSPIHEATSKGHYGCVEALVTWGADVDMDIPHLGTALYTACVCQELECARKLLREGANVQKGRSLDSPLHAAAEKDCTVVVKLLLDFGADINARNTEFQRPVDVAPPSSITEGFLLLYEATPRLLSQLCRQCVRSCVGRDRLHLLSHLPLPARLRRYLQYQ; encoded by the exons ATGATTACAATGGAGGACGGTGACAATGAGGATGAGAACGTGTGGAATGCATCAGCTGTTATTCTGGACATTGATTCAG GATCCTGGGCGGACCGCTCACCCCTACACGATGCCGCGAGTCAGGGCCGCCTCCTGGCTGTCCGGACCCTCATTTTACAG GGTCACAGTGTGAATGTTCTGACCATAGACCATGTGACACCCCTTCATGAAGCGTGTGTGGGAGACCACGGTGCTTGTGCCAGAGCGCTCATTGATGCAGGGGCGAAT GTCAATGCCTCTACAATTGATGGAGTCACCCCTCTGTTCAACGCCTGCGCCGTGGGCAGTGTGGCGTGCACTGAGATTCTTTTAGAAAATGGAGCAAAACCCCAGAGCCTTGTATACCGTCCATCACCCATCCATGAAGCTACGAGCAAAG GTCATTACGGCTGTGTGGAGGCTCTGGTGACTTGGGGGGCAGATGTGGACATGGACATTCCTCACCTGGGCACAGCGCTCTATACGGCCTGCGTCTGCCAGGAGCTGGAGTGTGCCAGGAAACTCCTGAGGGAAG GTGCGAATGTACAGAAAGGCAGATCCCTGGATTCACCGTTacatgcagctgcagaaaaagacTGCACAGTTGTggtgaagctgctgctggactTCGGTGCGGACATTAACGCCAGGAACACAGAGTTTCAGAGGCCAGTGGATGTGGCTCCGCCCAGCAGTATAACAGAAGGCTTCTTACTGCTCTATGAAG CGACACCTCGGCTGCTGAGCCAGCTTTGTCGTCAGTGCGTCAGGAGCTGCGTCGGCCGGGACAgactccacctcctctcccACCTTCCCCTGCCCGCCCGGCTCAGGAGATACCTGCAGTACCAATGA
- the asb5a gene encoding ankyrin repeat and SOCS box protein 5 isoform X1, with amino-acid sequence MPEEMSDPSVELSNKPFAAQLSNVYFSILALFCFKLFVKISLNLLSYFYIVRGNRKEAARISAEFYDYGKQQGSWADRSPLHDAASQGRLLAVRTLILQGHSVNVLTIDHVTPLHEACVGDHGACARALIDAGANVNASTIDGVTPLFNACAVGSVACTEILLENGAKPQSLVYRPSPIHEATSKGHYGCVEALVTWGADVDMDIPHLGTALYTACVCQELECARKLLREGANVQKGRSLDSPLHAAAEKDCTVVVKLLLDFGADINARNTEFQRPVDVAPPSSITEGFLLLYEATPRLLSQLCRQCVRSCVGRDRLHLLSHLPLPARLRRYLQYQ; translated from the exons ATGCCGGAGGAAATGTCAGACCCCAGTGTGGAGCTCAGCAACAAGCCTTTTGCTGCGCAGCTGTCCAAcgtttacttcagcatcttgGCACTTTTCTGCTTTAAGCTCTTTGTCAAGATCTCGCTCAACTTGCTGTCGTACTTCTACATCGTCCGGGGGAACCGTAAGGAGGCGGCCAGGATATCAGCAGAGTTCTATGATTATGGTAAACAACAGG GATCCTGGGCGGACCGCTCACCCCTACACGATGCCGCGAGTCAGGGCCGCCTCCTGGCTGTCCGGACCCTCATTTTACAG GGTCACAGTGTGAATGTTCTGACCATAGACCATGTGACACCCCTTCATGAAGCGTGTGTGGGAGACCACGGTGCTTGTGCCAGAGCGCTCATTGATGCAGGGGCGAAT GTCAATGCCTCTACAATTGATGGAGTCACCCCTCTGTTCAACGCCTGCGCCGTGGGCAGTGTGGCGTGCACTGAGATTCTTTTAGAAAATGGAGCAAAACCCCAGAGCCTTGTATACCGTCCATCACCCATCCATGAAGCTACGAGCAAAG GTCATTACGGCTGTGTGGAGGCTCTGGTGACTTGGGGGGCAGATGTGGACATGGACATTCCTCACCTGGGCACAGCGCTCTATACGGCCTGCGTCTGCCAGGAGCTGGAGTGTGCCAGGAAACTCCTGAGGGAAG GTGCGAATGTACAGAAAGGCAGATCCCTGGATTCACCGTTacatgcagctgcagaaaaagacTGCACAGTTGTggtgaagctgctgctggactTCGGTGCGGACATTAACGCCAGGAACACAGAGTTTCAGAGGCCAGTGGATGTGGCTCCGCCCAGCAGTATAACAGAAGGCTTCTTACTGCTCTATGAAG CGACACCTCGGCTGCTGAGCCAGCTTTGTCGTCAGTGCGTCAGGAGCTGCGTCGGCCGGGACAgactccacctcctctcccACCTTCCCCTGCCCGCCCGGCTCAGGAGATACCTGCAGTACCAATGA